Within the Nocardioides humi genome, the region ACGCGGTCGAAAGGGATGTCATGGCTGATCTCCTTCGGTGGATACCGCAGTCGTCTGCTCGGCGCCGTCCGGGCGGCACCCAGATAGGCGCTGATCACGGCTGGGTCCCTCTGTACCTCGTCCGGTGAACCTTCGCTGATCTTGCGACCGAAGTTCAGGACCACGACGTGCTCGGCCAGTTGCATGACGACGCCCATGTCGTGTTCGACGAGGAGGACGGCGGTCTCGAGCTCCTGGCGAACAGCAAGGATGTAGGCGGACATCGCCTCCTTCTCGTCGAGCGTCATTCCGGCCATCGGCTCGTCGAGGAGAAGGAGCGTGGGCTCCTGGGCGATCACCCGCGCCATCTCGACACGCTTCTTCGTCCCGTACGAGAGATCGTCGACGCAGACGCCCCGCAGACTGGTCAGGTCGAGGAGACGGAGGATGTGCTCGACCCTGCCTCGGTTCGCGTCCTCGTCACGACGCACTGCCGACAACCCGAGCACCGTCGAGAGGATGCCGTGCCTGCCCTGCAGGTAGCGACCCGCCATGACGTTGTCGAGGACCGACTGTCCGGCGAGCACGACAGGAGTCTGGAAGGAGCGGGCCAACCCCATGCGCGCGATGCGATGCCGGGCGAGGCGGGTGATGGGAGCCCCGTCGAGCAGGATCTCGCCGGACGTTGGCCGGTAGGCGCCGGAGACACAGTTGAACATGCTGGTCTTCCCGGCGCCATTCGGCCCGATCAACGCGGTCAGGGACGCCGGCGCCACGTCGAACGACACCTCCGAGAGGGCATTCACGCCGCCGAACCGAAGGCTGACGTCGGACACGACCAGCTTGCTGGCGCTCGTCATGCCAACCACCTCTGCCGACGGCGGTGAATGCGGGCCTGTGCGAAGGAGCGCTCCGCCTCGCCAGGTGCACCGCCGAGGTACAGCTCCTGCACCTGCGGGTCGTCGCGAAGGGCCGCAGAGAGTCCCTGGTGCACCACTCTTCCGTTCTCGAGAATGTACGCCGAGTCGCAGAACTCGAGCGCAAGAGTGGCGTTCTGCTCGACCACCAACATCGACGTCGAGGTCTGCTCACGGATGGCGGCGAGGTCCTCGAAGATCCTGCGGGTGACGAGAGGGGCCAGGCCGAGGGAGATCTCGTCGAGCAGGATCAGCGAGGGATCAGCCATGAGTGCCCGCCCGATGGCCAACATCTGCTGCTCGCCACCGCTGAGCAGACCCGCAGCGGAGCGCCGCCGCTCACCGAGGATCGGGAACGTCTCGTAGACCCAGGATCGCGTCTCATCGGCGCCGGGGGTCGTTCGCGCGGCCGCCCCGACCTCCAGGTTCTCCTCGACCGTGAGACCCGAGAACATCAGGCGGCCCTCGGGGACGTGCGCAACCCCCAGCCGGGCGATGCTGTGGGACCCGAGACCGACGACGGGCCTGCCGTTGAACTCGACCTCACCGCCTGTCAGCGCGCCTCCATGGATGCCGAGCAGTCCCGCCACGGCGCGAATCGTGGTGGTCTTGCCGGCTCCGTTGGCACCGAGAAGCGCTACCGCGGATCCCCGGGCGACAGACAGGGACACACCCCGGAGAGCGGTGGCATTGCCGTAGGCACTCTCCACGCCATGGACGGCGAGAACCACATCGGGCTGGTGGTCTGCAGGCTGGCGGGATGTCACATCGGTCTCCAGACCCGATCTGTTCAATCGCGGTAGGGCCATGCCCGAACCGTCCTTCGCGTCGCAGTGAGAAAGCCGTTGAGGCCTTCGGGCCGGTAGCGCATGATCACGATGATCAGCAGGCCCAGCCCTAACGAGGCGACCTGGCTGGGATAGGTCACGAGCTTTTCCCCGATGAGCGGCGTGTCGGGACTCACCCGCAGCGAGAGGTTCTGCAGGGCATAGGGCGTCAACGTCCACACCAGCGCCCCCAGGACCGCCCCGCCGGTGGAGCCGATGCCCCCGAGGATGATCATGGCGAAGTATCCGAGGACGAACATCAGCGTGAAGCTCTCGTCAGTGATGATTCCGATGTAGAAGGCGTAGACCGCTCCGACCGCACTGACCACGAATGACGACGCAGAGAAGGCGCGAAGCTTGGCTGCGCTCACATTCACGCCCATCGAGCCAGCTGCCACCTCGTGGTCCCGCACCGAGATGAAGGCGCGGCCATGCCGGGATCTCATGAGGTTCCGGATCGCGAGCGCAAGCGCCACCACGCAGACCGCGAGGACGAAGAACCACCGCTCATCGGAGTCCAGGGCCCACGGCCCGATCGAGACCTCCGTATAGATGACACCTCCGGGCCCGAAGAACTCGAGCTGGTACTTCTGGAACAGGAAGATCGCGATGAAGTGCAGGGCGAGCGTGGCCAGCATGAGATAGAGCCCCGACAGGCGCAGGCTCGGCAGGCCGACCAGCACCCCCACCAGCGCTCCCACCAGACCAGCGAGCAGGACGATGAGCGGGAAGGAAAGATCCCAGTTGCTCTGACAGACGGCGGCGACCACCCCTCCGACACAGAAGAAGGCGGCATGTCCGGTAGAGATGAGGCCGGTCTGGCCGACGAGGAAGTTCAACGCCATCGCAGCCAGCACGGCGATCAGGCCGACATTGATCTGAGCCATCCCGATCCCGAGCAACTGGTCGTTGGTGAAGTAGTAACCGAGGAGGAACCGGTCGCCGAACACGCGGGGTACCGCCAAGACGGCGAGGATCGCCAACGCATAGCCGAGCACATGGAGTGGACTCCGGATCAGGGCCCGCTCCTGCGAGTAGCGTGTCGTCAGGCGACGCTGCACTCCGAGGGCAGCCATCAGACTCGCACCACCGTTCTTTTGCCGAGGATTCCTTCAGGGCGGAGCAGAAGGACCAGGAGCAGGACCGCGAAGGTCACCGGCGTGCTCGCTCCGCGACCCAGATAGCCGCTGCCCAGCTGCCCGATCACGCCGATCAGAAGACCGCCGACGACAGCGCCCGGGATGCTACGGATGCCTCCGAGAACCGCGGCCGGGAACGCGAGCAGTCCAATGGCGGTCAGCCCGACGGAGACGATCTGGAGATTGGCCAGCAGGATGCCGCCGATCGTCGCCAACACCGTGGCGATCACAATGGCGATGACGAACATCCGACCCGTGTTGATGCCCACGACCGCAGCTGCCTCGGGATTCTCGGCCACGGCCCGCATGTGCAGTCCCAGCTTCGTGAATCGGAAGAAG harbors:
- a CDS encoding branched-chain amino acid ABC transporter permease → MAALGVQRRLTTRYSQERALIRSPLHVLGYALAILAVLAVPRVFGDRFLLGYYFTNDQLLGIGMAQINVGLIAVLAAMALNFLVGQTGLISTGHAAFFCVGGVVAAVCQSNWDLSFPLIVLLAGLVGALVGVLVGLPSLRLSGLYLMLATLALHFIAIFLFQKYQLEFFGPGGVIYTEVSIGPWALDSDERWFFVLAVCVVALALAIRNLMRSRHGRAFISVRDHEVAAGSMGVNVSAAKLRAFSASSFVVSAVGAVYAFYIGIITDESFTLMFVLGYFAMIILGGIGSTGGAVLGALVWTLTPYALQNLSLRVSPDTPLIGEKLVTYPSQVASLGLGLLIIVIMRYRPEGLNGFLTATRRTVRAWPYRD
- a CDS encoding ABC transporter ATP-binding protein, yielding MVLAVHGVESAYGNATALRGVSLSVARGSAVALLGANGAGKTTTIRAVAGLLGIHGGALTGGEVEFNGRPVVGLGSHSIARLGVAHVPEGRLMFSGLTVEENLEVGAAARTTPGADETRSWVYETFPILGERRRSAAGLLSGGEQQMLAIGRALMADPSLILLDEISLGLAPLVTRRIFEDLAAIREQTSTSMLVVEQNATLALEFCDSAYILENGRVVHQGLSAALRDDPQVQELYLGGAPGEAERSFAQARIHRRRQRWLA